From a single Lolium rigidum isolate FL_2022 chromosome 7, APGP_CSIRO_Lrig_0.1, whole genome shotgun sequence genomic region:
- the LOC124675123 gene encoding 60S acidic ribosomal protein P2A-like produces the protein MKYIAAYLLAYLGGNSCPSAEDLTSTLESVGCEIDAERLELLLTQVKGKDITELLAAGREKFASVPSGGGGAAVAAAAPTSGGAAPAAESKKEEKVVEKEESDDDMGFSLFD, from the exons ATGAAGTACATCGCTGCCTACCTGCTTGCCTACCTCGGTGGCAACTCCTGCCCCTCTGCAGAGGACCTGACCTCCACCCTGGAGTCAG TTGGTTGTGAGATCGACGCTGAGAGGCTGGAACTCTTGCTGACCCAAGTGAAGGGCAAGGACATCACTGAGCTCTTGGCTGCTGGTAGGGAGAAGTTCGCTTCAGTtccaagcggtggtggtggtgctgctgtcgCAGCAGCTGCTCCCACCAGTGGCGGTGCTGCTCCTGCAGCTGAGTCCAAGAAGGAAGAGAAGGTCGTTGAGAAGGAAGAGAGTGATGAT GACATGGGTTTCAGCCTGTTTGACTAA